A region from the Candidatus Electrothrix scaldis genome encodes:
- a CDS encoding S1C family serine protease, whose translation MKSKKQEKTVRQAATDPLPKELPWSNIGQYIQLLGLLLFLGVVGSSYMKKEGLGPYASAQTVDEGKPPEINVQFPPATGEKGARTALALAEAIRPSLVSVRTLWGKGTGFFLQGNFILTCKRYIEPDRDLLPALQRKIAKNTKLLALEGEKLTSYQARLKKMRKGDERDKLKLLISERKKYLADFRFRQEQDEQRLVQQKQAQEQPEMHIMLADGSEHTAILVHMSSRYDLALLRLVSLQKDTILASPPLSTAFSAVLKLGELLVLPSSSPTEKITIHSFAGYRRIGVQNQMYLQLNAVIPQEKSGAPVLDAAGFVRGVVISAVGQEEGAGFAVPIEKVLEEFAAVLQESTEGTE comes from the coding sequence TTGAAAAGTAAAAAACAGGAAAAGACAGTCAGACAGGCTGCGACAGATCCTTTGCCCAAGGAGTTGCCTTGGTCTAATATTGGTCAGTATATTCAATTGCTCGGTCTTCTCCTTTTTTTGGGGGTTGTGGGTTCCTCTTATATGAAAAAGGAGGGCTTGGGGCCTTATGCATCAGCTCAGACAGTTGATGAGGGGAAACCTCCAGAAATAAATGTGCAATTCCCTCCTGCTACAGGAGAAAAAGGTGCAAGAACTGCTTTAGCTCTTGCGGAAGCTATTCGTCCGTCCCTCGTTTCCGTCAGGACGCTGTGGGGCAAGGGCACAGGGTTTTTTTTGCAGGGAAATTTTATACTCACCTGCAAGCGCTACATTGAACCTGATCGGGATCTATTACCAGCCTTGCAGAGAAAAATTGCGAAAAACACGAAGCTCTTAGCTCTTGAGGGGGAAAAGCTTACCAGTTATCAAGCCCGCTTGAAAAAAATGAGGAAAGGGGATGAGCGAGACAAGCTGAAACTTTTGATCAGCGAACGAAAAAAATATCTTGCTGATTTCAGGTTCCGTCAGGAACAGGATGAACAGCGTTTGGTGCAGCAGAAACAAGCGCAGGAACAGCCGGAGATGCATATTATGCTGGCTGATGGTTCCGAACATACCGCTATCTTAGTACACATGAGTTCTCGCTATGACCTTGCCCTGCTCCGTCTTGTTTCGCTCCAAAAGGATACTATCCTGGCAAGTCCTCCACTATCTACTGCTTTTTCTGCTGTTTTAAAATTAGGAGAATTGCTTGTTCTTCCCAGCAGTTCTCCTACGGAAAAAATAACGATACATTCTTTTGCAGGGTATCGACGGATTGGTGTGCAGAATCAGATGTATCTTCAGTTGAATGCCGTTATTCCGCAAGAGAAGAGCGGAGCACCTGTGCTGGATGCAGCCGGGTTTGTCCGTGGCGTTGTAATAAGTGCGGTGGGACAGGAAGAAGGTGCAGGTTTTGCTGTTCCCATTGAAAAGGTGCTTGAGGAATTTGCCGCTGTCCTTCAGGAGAGCACAGAAGGTACTGAATAA
- a CDS encoding flotillin family protein: protein METIFDFLVVAVIVLFCVLGLALILAKLYKKSTKEIAFVRTGFGGERVILNGGALVLPIFQDVIPVNMNTLRLEVQRRDNEALITKDRMRVDVAVEFYVRVKALKESIANAAQTLGYKTMEPQQLKELVEGKFVDALRAVAAEMSMKELHEMRVDFVNKVQQSVSEDLLKNGLELESVSLTGLDQTSKDHFNPDNAFDAEGLTRLTQEIEARRKTRNEIELDTKIAIENKNLEAEKQSLEIARESEYARMQQEREVEIRRAGQTTEIAQEKASKQKEAQQAAIEAKKQIDISRISAERETEQQTIEKERLLQEKEIEKRKSLEIAEQDKAIAIAEKSKAQSVAQAEADKARSAAVREEEHVVTVRETERAERVKAVELVEAKKQAERDAIAIEVAAEAQKNAAKDKAEAVRTIAAAEAEKEQIKAKGEAEAAILKAEAAEKRYAVDAAGERALNEARNLLSAEQIQMQIKQALIEQLPEIIRESVKPMEQIDGIKIIQVDGLHAGQGGSSTSAGEGGSGSLADQVVNSALRYRGQAPLLDSLLAEIGLKGSDINGLQDLNKGDRQHKIEPEE from the coding sequence ATGGAGACAATTTTCGACTTTTTGGTCGTGGCTGTAATCGTGCTGTTCTGCGTGCTCGGTCTGGCCCTCATCCTTGCCAAGCTCTATAAAAAGTCCACCAAAGAAATAGCCTTTGTTCGTACCGGTTTTGGCGGAGAACGGGTGATCTTGAATGGTGGGGCCTTGGTCCTACCTATTTTTCAGGACGTCATTCCGGTGAATATGAACACCCTGCGCTTGGAAGTGCAGCGGCGAGATAACGAGGCCCTAATCACCAAGGATAGGATGCGGGTGGATGTGGCTGTGGAATTTTATGTCCGGGTAAAGGCATTAAAGGAGTCCATTGCCAATGCTGCCCAGACCTTAGGGTATAAGACTATGGAACCTCAGCAGCTCAAAGAGCTGGTTGAAGGTAAATTTGTTGATGCTCTGCGGGCAGTGGCTGCTGAGATGTCCATGAAAGAACTTCATGAGATGCGGGTCGACTTTGTTAATAAGGTTCAGCAATCAGTAAGTGAGGATCTGCTGAAAAACGGGCTGGAATTGGAGTCTGTTTCTTTGACTGGCCTGGATCAGACCAGTAAGGATCATTTTAACCCGGATAATGCCTTTGACGCAGAGGGGCTCACCCGCTTGACCCAGGAGATTGAAGCGCGGCGTAAGACCCGTAACGAGATTGAGCTGGATACCAAGATAGCTATTGAGAATAAAAATCTGGAGGCGGAAAAGCAGAGCCTGGAAATCGCCAGAGAGTCAGAATATGCCCGAATGCAGCAGGAGCGGGAGGTTGAGATTCGTCGTGCTGGCCAGACTACAGAGATTGCCCAGGAAAAGGCTTCCAAGCAAAAGGAAGCCCAGCAGGCTGCTATTGAAGCGAAAAAACAGATTGATATTTCCAGGATCAGTGCAGAGCGAGAAACCGAGCAGCAGACTATTGAAAAGGAACGCCTGTTGCAGGAAAAGGAGATTGAAAAGAGAAAGTCTCTTGAGATTGCCGAGCAGGATAAGGCCATTGCCATTGCTGAAAAGTCCAAGGCCCAGTCTGTGGCCCAGGCTGAGGCGGATAAGGCCCGTTCAGCGGCAGTTCGGGAGGAAGAGCATGTTGTTACGGTCCGGGAAACCGAACGGGCAGAACGTGTGAAAGCCGTGGAGCTGGTTGAGGCTAAGAAACAGGCTGAGCGAGATGCTATCGCCATTGAGGTTGCTGCTGAGGCCCAGAAGAATGCTGCGAAAGATAAGGCGGAGGCTGTGCGCACCATTGCGGCGGCTGAGGCGGAAAAAGAACAGATTAAGGCCAAGGGTGAGGCGGAAGCTGCGATACTCAAGGCTGAAGCTGCTGAGAAACGCTACGCCGTTGATGCTGCTGGTGAGCGAGCCCTGAACGAGGCCCGTAATCTCCTGTCAGCAGAACAGATTCAGATGCAGATTAAACAGGCTTTGATTGAGCAGCTGCCCGAAATCATTCGGGAGAGTGTTAAGCCAATGGAGCAAATCGACGGGATTAAGATTATCCAGGTGGATGGCCTGCATGCTGGTCAGGGCGGTAGTAGCACTTCCGCAGGGGAGGGTGGATCAGGCAGCCTGGCAGACCAGGTGGTGAACTCAGCCCTCCGTTACCGTGGACAGGCCCCGTTGCTTGATTCTTTGCTTGCTGAAATAGGGCTTAAGGGGAGTGACATTAACGGATTGCAAGATCTAAACAAGGGTGATCGTCAGCACAAGATAGAGCCTGAAGAGTAA
- a CDS encoding DNA internalization-related competence protein ComEC/Rec2: MARPVGSGAASTQSPYLQSIFLNGLRWADRHIFFFAGLSFLLGILSAHSSSFHLPNSLLLGLALLFALISFACWMKGQREDWFSLLLLLPFFFLLGALVLQHQLERSLAKGHLARLLKEQQQVTLRGTLDSMPEVRAEQQEGEEVYISRFEIEVEEVQLHESETSWQSVHGRVRLSMQGKNDALQPGMALIIAARVGPVTAFQTPGAFDYQQFLAAKDIFLTGWAQSVHVLPEQESKGLAGAAISMFHVLTFLPEQVRQQVSHFLRENLPGPIAGIYQALLVGSRTGVSKEIQEQFKATGTMHLLAISGLHMSLLALMVGTILGWLLKRSERVLLHTHVPTLAALGTLPILLGYSFIAGMNTPVLRALIMTLVLFAALILRRKRSLLNILAAAVLVVLLRNPLTLFTASFQLSFSAVAALLLFLPRILPAFFEEPVKRKTGTEQRSWLARLWQGFLLPALLVSLVASLGTLPFALFHFHRFSLIGPIMNLMVEPLLCFWALPWGLAAIPCLFIDPEMAIVLLKIGGLGIEAGHYCTALGADLPWASLWTITPTAGEILVYGVLILLWCLSLRVTVYRRTLRSAVFFGVGALVLHFTWGFFVSENYEGSKVTYLDVGQGSSNLLQLPNGARVLIDGGGNRMSKINIGERVIAPYLWQQRIWRLDQAVITHPHRDHFNGMDFILAHFRPRQLFINGDSRIEGNYQEIIDQAKRLGIAVVVPRSGEKLQEDHNAVLRVVGGGGQGKRQSWESVNDASLVLRYQHGQRSFLFPADIGKQKERELIRQGPLLVADVLLAPHHGSSTSSSATFLDAVDPSLIVVSAGKYGKKHYPSPGNLTAWTERGLPVLITRAEGAISCETDGEELSCLDFRGEQQFLLP, encoded by the coding sequence ATGGCAAGACCAGTGGGTTCAGGAGCTGCTTCCACTCAGTCTCCCTATCTCCAATCCATCTTTTTAAACGGCCTGCGCTGGGCTGATCGTCATATTTTTTTCTTCGCTGGCCTCTCTTTCCTTCTCGGTATCCTGAGTGCTCATTCCTCCTCTTTTCATTTGCCCAATTCCCTGCTCTTGGGGCTTGCGCTTCTTTTTGCTCTGATCTCATTTGCTTGTTGGATGAAGGGACAAAGGGAGGATTGGTTTTCTCTGCTCCTCCTTCTCCCCTTCTTTTTCTTACTCGGCGCTCTTGTCTTGCAGCATCAACTCGAACGGTCTCTGGCAAAAGGGCATCTTGCGCGCTTACTCAAAGAACAGCAACAGGTCACCTTGCGGGGAACCTTGGACTCGATGCCGGAAGTGCGGGCCGAGCAACAGGAGGGAGAGGAAGTTTATATTTCCCGATTTGAGATAGAGGTTGAAGAGGTTCAGCTGCATGAGAGCGAGACGAGCTGGCAGTCGGTTCATGGGCGCGTACGTCTGAGCATGCAGGGCAAGAATGACGCCCTGCAACCAGGTATGGCCCTGATTATTGCAGCGAGAGTCGGACCCGTCACAGCTTTTCAGACCCCAGGTGCCTTTGATTATCAGCAATTCTTAGCGGCCAAAGATATTTTTCTTACCGGTTGGGCTCAGAGTGTTCATGTTCTGCCTGAACAGGAATCGAAAGGCCTTGCAGGCGCAGCAATAAGTATGTTCCATGTGCTCACCTTTTTGCCTGAACAGGTGCGACAGCAGGTGAGTCATTTTCTCCGCGAGAATCTTCCAGGGCCCATTGCTGGTATCTACCAGGCCCTTTTGGTCGGGAGCAGGACAGGAGTCTCAAAGGAGATTCAGGAGCAGTTCAAAGCTACAGGGACCATGCATCTGCTCGCCATATCCGGTCTGCATATGAGCCTGCTGGCTTTGATGGTCGGAACAATCCTTGGCTGGCTCCTGAAACGCTCTGAGCGAGTTTTGCTTCATACCCACGTCCCCACTCTCGCTGCATTGGGCACCTTGCCAATTCTGTTGGGATATAGCTTTATAGCAGGCATGAATACTCCAGTGCTACGGGCGTTGATCATGACCTTGGTGCTTTTTGCGGCCCTTATTCTCCGCAGGAAGCGTTCTTTGCTTAATATATTGGCTGCGGCAGTTTTGGTTGTTCTTCTTCGTAATCCTTTAACGCTGTTTACCGCCTCGTTTCAGCTCTCTTTCAGTGCTGTTGCCGCCTTACTTCTCTTTCTTCCTAGAATTCTCCCCGCGTTTTTCGAGGAGCCTGTTAAAAGAAAGACAGGAACAGAACAGCGGAGCTGGCTAGCACGGCTATGGCAGGGATTTCTTCTCCCTGCCTTGCTGGTTTCCCTGGTTGCAAGCCTTGGCACCCTGCCTTTTGCACTGTTTCATTTTCATCGCTTTTCTCTGATAGGGCCTATCATGAATCTCATGGTTGAACCCTTGTTGTGTTTTTGGGCTTTACCTTGGGGATTGGCAGCTATTCCTTGTCTGTTCATAGATCCTGAGATGGCAATTGTCCTGCTGAAGATAGGTGGTCTGGGGATTGAGGCTGGTCATTATTGCACAGCTCTGGGGGCTGACCTGCCTTGGGCTTCGCTCTGGACCATCACGCCGACCGCAGGAGAAATCTTGGTCTACGGAGTGCTGATACTGCTTTGGTGTTTGAGTTTGCGGGTGACAGTATATCGTAGGACCCTGCGTAGCGCGGTTTTTTTCGGGGTTGGGGCGCTTGTCCTGCATTTTACCTGGGGGTTTTTTGTCTCGGAAAACTATGAGGGGAGTAAGGTGACCTACCTTGATGTCGGGCAGGGGAGTTCCAACCTGCTTCAGCTGCCAAACGGGGCTCGCGTCCTCATTGACGGGGGAGGAAACAGGATGAGCAAAATCAATATCGGTGAGCGGGTTATTGCCCCCTATCTATGGCAACAGCGGATTTGGCGTCTGGATCAGGCTGTGATTACTCATCCTCATCGTGACCATTTTAATGGCATGGATTTTATCCTGGCTCATTTTCGACCCAGGCAGCTTTTTATCAACGGAGATAGCCGCATTGAGGGTAACTATCAGGAAATTATCGATCAGGCTAAGCGCCTGGGCATCGCTGTTGTTGTTCCTCGTTCTGGGGAAAAACTCCAGGAGGATCATAACGCAGTATTAAGGGTCGTAGGAGGGGGAGGGCAGGGAAAACGGCAGAGCTGGGAATCTGTCAATGATGCCTCGCTTGTGCTACGATATCAGCACGGGCAAAGATCTTTTCTTTTTCCTGCCGACATCGGTAAGCAGAAGGAAAGGGAGCTGATCAGACAAGGGCCGCTTCTGGTAGCGGATGTGTTGCTTGCTCCCCATCATGGGAGTAGCACATCAAGCAGTGCAACCTTCCTTGATGCTGTCGATCCATCCTTGATTGTCGTCTCTGCGGGTAAGTATGGGAAGAAGCACTACCCTTCTCCAGGAAATCTGACTGCCTGGACAGAACGAGGACTTCCGGTACTCATAACCAGAGCGGAGGGGGCTATTAGCTGTGAAACAGATGGGGAGGAACTGAGCTGCTTGGATTTCCGAGGGGAGCAGCAATTCCTTCTACCATAG
- a CDS encoding VanZ family protein — MKSLLFFLRRHWLSCSIGTLASITFLSLWPIDTLPSAPGSDKLHHLLAYATLAFPVALRRPKRWLGIIALFIVYSGLIELIQPIVHRYAEWLDLAANTTGLLCGVCLTEIVLWWEKRYMGTELPPSI, encoded by the coding sequence TTGAAGAGCTTACTATTTTTTTTACGAAGGCACTGGTTGAGCTGCTCAATAGGCACTCTCGCATCTATAACCTTTCTCTCGCTTTGGCCAATAGATACTTTACCGTCAGCACCAGGTAGCGATAAACTGCACCATCTCCTCGCTTATGCAACACTTGCCTTTCCCGTAGCCCTGCGCAGACCAAAACGATGGTTAGGTATTATTGCATTGTTTATCGTGTACAGCGGACTTATTGAGCTGATACAACCTATTGTCCACCGTTATGCGGAGTGGCTGGATTTGGCAGCAAACACCACGGGTTTACTCTGTGGCGTTTGTCTAACCGAAATAGTACTATGGTGGGAAAAAAGATACATGGGGACAGAACTGCCCCCAAGCATATAG
- a CDS encoding 3-deoxy-D-manno-octulosonic acid transferase: MTVGKIQRKIPLPADGAEKTPVIWLHALSVGEVTSALPLIKELRTELPEAFIVLTVATSSGKKTAENLLSSYVQVILSSPFDLRFAVRRYIKVFQPDCFIQVETDFWPNWLDLLHKKGIPFMLVNGRISEKSFATYLRFGFFFRPMFCAFNLLSMQTAEDRRKMIELGVPPARVLTLGNLKYDMKQPAYKRNKREGDEGKGGLNLLTAEKAQSLIWVCGSTHPGEEEVLFAAFAQLLAQHTEQAFLVLAPRDIKRGQELVEKARSFGLAAGRRSREEEGEHVLILDTLGELAQCYGQAHIAFVGGSLVPQGGHNPIEPALHGVPVLFGPHMEDFSEIADELMACGGGKMVAAPSLYETLAMLCGDARDRAQMGKAAQDLVDRHRGGVQRHVLAVRGLLS; the protein is encoded by the coding sequence ATGACTGTGGGTAAGATTCAAAGAAAAATCCCTCTACCTGCTGACGGAGCAGAGAAAACACCCGTTATCTGGCTCCACGCGCTTTCGGTGGGCGAGGTTACCTCGGCTTTGCCTCTTATTAAAGAGCTGCGAACAGAGCTGCCAGAGGCGTTTATTGTCCTGACTGTTGCTACCTCCAGTGGCAAAAAGACGGCTGAGAACCTGCTCAGCTCCTACGTGCAAGTCATTCTCTCCAGTCCTTTTGATCTCCGTTTTGCTGTCCGGCGTTATATTAAGGTCTTCCAACCTGATTGCTTTATTCAAGTAGAGACAGATTTCTGGCCGAATTGGCTTGATCTCTTGCATAAAAAGGGGATTCCCTTCATGCTGGTTAATGGTCGAATTTCCGAGAAATCATTTGCTACCTATCTCCGCTTCGGGTTCTTTTTCCGTCCCATGTTCTGCGCTTTCAATCTTCTTTCTATGCAGACAGCTGAGGATCGCCGAAAAATGATTGAGCTCGGTGTTCCTCCTGCCAGGGTTCTGACCTTGGGGAATTTGAAGTACGACATGAAGCAGCCTGCTTATAAACGGAATAAACGAGAGGGAGATGAAGGAAAGGGTGGACTGAATCTGCTGACAGCGGAAAAAGCACAGTCCCTTATCTGGGTCTGTGGCTCAACCCATCCTGGGGAGGAGGAGGTCCTTTTTGCCGCCTTTGCCCAGCTTCTGGCACAGCATACCGAGCAAGCCTTTCTTGTTCTTGCACCACGGGATATCAAGCGAGGGCAAGAGCTTGTTGAAAAGGCGCGCAGCTTTGGGTTGGCAGCAGGAAGGCGCAGCCGAGAAGAAGAGGGCGAACATGTGCTGATCCTGGACACCTTGGGTGAGCTGGCACAATGTTATGGGCAGGCGCATATAGCCTTTGTAGGCGGGAGTTTGGTGCCGCAGGGAGGACATAACCCCATAGAACCGGCTCTGCACGGGGTTCCGGTCTTGTTCGGACCGCATATGGAAGACTTTTCGGAGATTGCCGATGAACTTATGGCCTGTGGTGGTGGAAAAATGGTTGCCGCGCCATCTTTGTATGAAACGCTGGCTATGCTTTGTGGTGATGCGAGGGACCGAGCGCAGATGGGAAAGGCCGCGCAGGATTTAGTGGATCGGCACCGTGGAGGGGTGCAACGGCATGTTCTGGCCGTCCGGGGGTTGCTGAGCTAA